The genomic region ATACCATACCATCGATCTATACTAGTTCTCTCATCACTCCACAAGAAATAGAATTCTTTTCTCTCGGTTAATATATAAAAGTGTGTCGTTTCAAGGTGATCTGCTTCATCAAATAAGCTAGTAAGATGGATCCGCAATCTGTGTGGGCGATGGATCCGTATTATTATCACCAGCACCCGATTCTTCAACAACAATACTACTACGCATACGCTGTTCCTGCTCATTACACCATGATGCCCATACCGGTGCAGTATGTTGACGATGTAGCCATGTGGGTCAATCAAGAACATCCTATGCATTCGTATTTCCAGAATCAGAACTACGTACCATATCCACCACCAGAGGAGACGTCGTTCTTCAACACATATGACTCTTTGACGTTAGACGAGACTTTGTTCATGCAAGAGATAGAGGAAGAGATTTCTGCGCTACAAGGAGTGGTCCCTGCAGGTACGAGTGGTGGTTCGGGTTTATCAGAGGAAGAGATTTCCAAGCATCTACAAGTGTACACTGTACAAGGGAAGACGAGTGAAGTGGATGCTTGTTGTATTTGTTTGGGTGAATATGAAAACAAGGAGAAGATGGGGAGACTGGAATGTGGGCACCGGTTTCATGCGGAATGCATCAGGCGTTGGTTGTTGTCTAAAAATGTGTGCCCCATGTGTAGGTCTACTGCTTTGACAGTATAACTGTTTGATTTTGATTATGATTGGCGATGTAATGGTTTAGGTTTGTGTTACTGTGTTGGATATTTGGATAtatgaaaaagtttatttttttatagttGTTTGGATGGCTGTTGCTTGTATAGCAGTCCCTAATCAATGTGCTTTTCGGGTATTTTGATTTGGGAAAtcacaaaattttttttaacagcagcaacttGAATATGAAACCAAGAAAAACTTCTAGCGAAGAGCTGGATACAAAAGAAAGCGTTAAAATGACaactgaaaaacaaaaagaaacaaacaaaacatTAAACGAAACTATTGATCGGATCCGAGATCCACATCGATCTTCGCCCTATTGTTGATCCAACTGACGAGAGTTGACACGATCTCAAATACAGTTTCAACCGAACGCTTAAAACCTTTGAAAATTCTCGCATTTCTTTCTTTCCATAAATACCACAATGTAGTGTAGATAATATCCAATAAAACCTTCTTTTGCTGGCCTGAATTAAAACTCCAGACTTGTGAGATCCCATTTGGCCCAGACCAAAACCTTCCTCCAAACTGCTCTAGCCACGGAGCACCCAAGAAGACAATGAACAACCGATTCAGCCATATTAGGACAGTTGACGCAGTCCTCCAAAGTCATAGTCATCCCTCTCTTAATCAAGTTAACCGCTACCGGAATCCTGTTAAGACACGCCCTCCAAACGAACACGTTTATTTTAAGTGGATTCCGATTTAGTGGACTTGGGAGTCGACCCGTTTGATCTGGTTGTGAGAAAGGTGGGGCAGGGAGGGGAGACTCGTTT from Helianthus annuus cultivar XRQ/B chromosome 10, HanXRQr2.0-SUNRISE, whole genome shotgun sequence harbors:
- the LOC110880522 gene encoding probable E3 ubiquitin-protein ligase ZFP1; this translates as MDPQSVWAMDPYYYHQHPILQQQYYYAYAVPAHYTMMPIPVQYVDDVAMWVNQEHPMHSYFQNQNYVPYPPPEETSFFNTYDSLTLDETLFMQEIEEEISALQGVVPAGTSGGSGLSEEEISKHLQVYTVQGKTSEVDACCICLGEYENKEKMGRLECGHRFHAECIRRWLLSKNVCPMCRSTALTV